The DNA region tgttgaaacaagtttcatttgacatttcaaacatcaagaatgaagaaaataaagtcaggagaaaactttccaaaaatagaaagtgacttgtaattgaaagtttccaaaaatggaaagtttttcacctcaaaattacatgtccaaaaatgcttcaaatgaaattttgttcaacatgaaagttgtagatcttgctctcacctttccaaaaagtccaagaacactcatttctcatgtatggttggcaagttatgatcaaatcattttccaaaaatgcctaaattcaaggtggcataactttcacatggaatggccaaattggatgatctttctttgagcaaaccacatttcacatgtactttcatgatgcatcatcatatttcatcaaaaataatcatggcaaaaagtcatttttcaagtgattcCTTTTGTATTTTTGGTGTGGAATGGTGAATTTTCAAATTACATGGCATTTGCACTTGGGACCTTttccaacacattccaaatgccaaatagaaCTTGTTTGCATTGCCATTGTACTGTTACATTGCCTAAATTGGGAAAAGGCTGTTTTGGTTATTTCACTTAAAACTCATTTTCACTAATTTCACTTcatttgctaattgtgattaagaaaTGGATTAAGGAGTTGGTATAAGAggttaattgtaacagaattgaTAATCACATTTCATTCTTCAAGATCtaaccaactttccctccaattctctcaaTTCTCTCCAAAACTTTTTtaacatttttcatcatttctcatcAAGTTCTGCATCAATTTGACTCGTTCTTGTTGGATCCATCTTCTACAATCACTCTTGAGGAACTGTTTCACAAGATCAAGGCAAAAAGATTGAGGAATCGTGACTGTTGAAAGCAAGCTCTTCCATGGCATTTTGTTGATTCTTGGATCTGGAGCACAATTGAGCTGAACTACTCATTCCATTCAACTTCCACAACATTgatcttcatctgtttcaccttctTGGACTTGGAAACGCGTGATTCAACATCTGCTTCATCCATAAGGTAAATTTTCGATCTCAACCATTGCTTGAATTGTGATGTGGCTTAGATAGATCTTTGATCGTAGAATGCAATGCTGCTTGTggttttgaatttggttgagaattgagtgagaaatctgagATTTAAGTTTGATGCTCGAATattcttttgctcgatccgtgTAGCGTAGTTAGAATCAGGTCAAACTAAGTTCATATTCATGATGTACGTGATTAGACGGTTCCATTGATGTATGGCATGATTATTTTGGTTGAAGTTTGTTCATATGTGATTTTTCTGGAATCGTGTTTGAGGAAGATGAAGAATTGCGTTCCAAATACGCGTTCAGATCTGATTGGCCTGGCCTTCGCGTTCAAATTCTGTTTACCGCCACCACCAGCCAATGGCGTTGTGACATTGCGTTTAGttaaacgaccgtgttttggtgTCGTTGTTAAgaattacaaaactgccattaTTTCATTATAATTTgtattatttcatttctttttcatttttccatttcattttgatcacatgacttcaaaaattcataagtgattcatttcttgtccaaatttgatgagactttttgcattattctccttgtgatgtgtagttttttatggtgaattttattatttttgtgcacgtgtggaaaaataaatGGCCTAGGGTTTGGTTGAATGTATCATTTGTGTACCATGCTCACcatatcattcataaaatgatgatgcttccatagaaatgcttgaaattttttgtgcatgttctggactctttgctggtgattttgatgtatggtttgcaatttttggatccctggttgatgagatatgaattttttattagaggtgtgacaatttgtgtcacaccatgctttgtgaatttcatgattttatttgatgtgcttgtGAACATTAGATTGAgctaaatttttgcatgattgagcatatggatgttgagaatacatgtgaatttttctggatttattgatggcatttcctatttgattggaatttttccctctgtttggtcatttgttgattttttgtgatacatgttggtatttgctttgtgaaattctggtcattaattggatgagtgtgaaatttggtatgagcattgtagacacattataggtcattatggttttgatcccattcatttatcatatttcatttctgttttatgattgatggaagttgatgattgttttgatgccttgtgttggcttgcttgaacttgtctggacttagtgaatttaatttccatacttcctctggtccaaatagcatgaaatttgatatgatgctcattgaatgtgttatgtttaggttggaatttttgtggaatttattgagctgttttgatattgatttgattgtgatcattctgtttggtcttttgaggttgcaaatggcatgctttgtgatattttgtttatgaaatgatgataatgaatgatatgagcatgggaccaagtggatttgtttctaaattgattgattgtgattttggatgattttcacttgctgttttggatttttcatctccttttgaccctaggcttgtcctagtggtcttgtttctcacttttgaattgtgtttcaggttgagatgcaaatgctttaaaggagaataatgcaagttaattgagtttgatttggttaattgttgtgaactaacttgtgtgttttgtaggatgcttggctcaattgagttggttgtgctttgcacattgcattgaTTGTACATTGACTGTTGGTTATTATACTGTTGGTTTTTattgtttgttttgactgtgtgatgggtatactgactgtattagattgatttcaggtaccatagtcgctttagttttttaagaacttgctgtgctactgcttggttgtataaaccaattgaggtagactctcttgtctccatgtagtctggaagacctggcttgttacttggccaggcaactgtctgaagtcctccttaagaggcgatgattgtgattgtttacttttgtccccaagcaggaaaagaccttgattaaggcaattggcggataagagagatatgcaatctatctcccgctattctgttgagtcgtccctctgctcacaccactgtgttgatgcattgggacattaacctaagatcttgtacagttgtacagtcgagtcagagtcttgagtgtagaagggttccccctttctgaacccacactcctttgtctgaagctctccctggccagggataagagctgtgaagtctaatcttcactcacctttcatctggcttcaccctgactctcaatgtcagggttaagagctaaacaccacccttgtacagatgacttgccttggcagtctgaccctttgtttgagcccactttttgactggatatagtgtgtgctaaatgtgaaatgtttgctttattttgcttatgcttgcatgcttgtttttcctggttaggattagcttgctgttgtgcaagtagatagaaaccataacatagggcaatgatgcatgataacacctaggctcgagtccagctccctagtaatgtgtctccctttgtatctggttagaatttctttcccgttcaggggaactacgtcgccctgatcctcataccacatgaggtacgtaggcaggagaccgtgcgaggtctctccgggcacttttttttttctttttgtgtgtgtttgcttgttaacccttttgtgtgtcaggatatggatgtaagcccagtgattggttgtccgtatcctgattgtgtttgtttggttcggaagccgatgtaagtccagcgattggcgttcgggttccatgtttgcccgtgtttgtgtgtgtctagtttggcgtgcgtgagccgaactacggcagctctgattctcgttccagacgagatacgtaggcataggatgcgatgtcctagcgagccctctcctcttttccccccacctgtgttgtcttcagtgtgtgtgtgatgtttgttttagcaacctttttctatcgtttgagcgtggatcccgtcgagtacgacggatgcgtaggggtgctaataccttcccttcgcataaccgactcccgtaccctttctctttggtcgcgagaccatgctttttccaggtttactctgagcgtttcctttccctcttttgggataaataacgcacggtggcggctctgtgttgtttttgtttcagcccgccggttgtttttcgcggatgcgacaccatCAGCTCGAGGATTTTCCTCTTCATTGTGTCTATAAAGGGGTCCCTTGCTCTTGAAAGACAGCCAATTATAGATGAAATGTATCAACACTTCCCCTTTcagtcttcttcttcttcactatTATTGTTGTTTCCTTCCTTGGTCCCAATAGCAACTTCAACCGTCTTGTTGGGGGAGTTTTCTCTACTGGGGAGTGTAAGCGTTCCTTAACTCATATGCTTATTATTATTGTCTTGGCATCCCTTCTCTCCGTTATCTCTAGTGTATTCAGCAATTAGAAAattcttaatcaatttttttattgCAACTTTCAGCTAGATGCAATCATTTTTGTTATGGTCGAGACTCTTGTGTAAACATAAGTATTTGAACTTTTATGTCTTGGATAATTCCTTGACCGGGTAGGGATTCATGATCCCGACTTCTTTGAACTAAACGTTTGCACATTATTTCCAAATTTGATCTCTTGAATTTTCAAGGGAGTGTAAGCATTAAATCTGGATTGGGGTCCACAACCCCCTTTCCTTTTTACGACGACTGCCATCTCTTTTTGGCGCATGGTTCTGCCCAGTGTTCCCAGCTCCTTGGCCTCTTTCCTCTTCCTGGATCAAgatattttatttatattttatataaGATTTTTCCTCTTGAGCCCTAACTATCCTCGAAAAATGCAGTTTAACCTCAACCTCGTCTCGAACATCCAGCACTTCAACTCGTCATATGTGCCCCAATTGCTACCTCCACTTTAGTAAAACAGTCAATGTACTCACGTATAGTTTTCTTATTTTGCGGGATGGCTTTGCTAAAGATGTCCATTATAGTGGACTACCTCTTTAGGGTGGTTAACTGAAGAGTGGGAGCTTCACAGAAGTCTTTCCATGAATCTATGCTTCCATCCAGGACGATCTAGAAGCCCATAATTGAGGTTCCAATCAAATTTAATGAAATGAGTTGTCACTTTACTGTCTCTTGGGGTCTGGTAGTTGTCTAGTCGATTGTCTACATGCTCGACTTGCTCATTTGAATTTCCAGTCCTGTTGTAGCCTTGTAACTTTGGAGGCTTCTATAATGATCTCAGAATCCTGCTATCGAGGATGTTGTTAGATAAAGGGTTCCTTTTTTGCTTTTGAACTGTAATGTCTTCATCATATCTTTTCATTCTTTGAGGAAGGTGGACCTCGGGGGGAGTATGTATACCCATCATCCTTCCGGATAAGGCGGAGGAGTTCCATGTCTTGATGTTGGATGTGAACTGGTGACTTTGGGGTCTCTCATCACGGTGTTGTTGCCCAAACAGAGGCCAACTCAGGAACAAAAACTTGATTGCCTTTAGAGACTTCCTGTCGCACAATGTTATTCCTTGGCTTAATGTGATGTATACTCTCTTCAATCCTGAATAACCTCTCTGCTAAGAATTGTGAATTATGATGTTGCACCATATTATAAACATTGTTCAGTAGATCAACGACTACATGTATTCCAAGTTTGGCATATGATAGTTGAAGGCCATGGAACATTTTATGTCCAGGTACCACATGTAGTATTAAAGATCAATGCGATGTTTCACTTTGGTGAATTTGTTGCGTAGATTCGAAGAACAAAAGAGTTTGGAATGCTCATTGACTAACTTTCAGTGGAGCAAGATATTTAAAAGGAGACACTACTAGAATTTCATCGTATTCTGCTTGAGGGGTGGAGGAAGACGCCTAGCTCTAACATCTTTAACGCCTGTAGCAACAACTTTTTATTGGATGCCACCATAGTTAATATATATGAGAATGGATATGTTAGAGGATGAAGTTGAAACTTTAAGAAAGAAGATCAAGAAAAGGAGATATTGATCTTTTAGGAAAGGAGATTTGAACCTCTCAATCGAATGAGATATGAACGTGGAAATCCATGGGAATTAAATTTTGATTCTCACAAATGATGGCACTATTTTGTTGTGGAACCAAAGTTGTTCGGTGAACGATAAAGTAGAATTTTGTTATGGTGGAACAAGCTTTAGATGCGAGAAAGGAGGAATTGATCTACAAGGTTAGCACTCAAATGCCTTAGTCAATGAGACTAAAAAGTGACGTGAGAGTGAAAATGAATTAGAATACCTAAAAATGACGGATTTCTTCTCTTATATATTGATAGCATCTTAAACCATATGCGGGGTATGCAGcgtgtgtatatatatatatatatatatatatatatatatatatatagagagagagagagagagagagagagagagagagagagagatgtcAAAACATGATTATGGATGAAATTAAATAAGAAAAATGACCTCTATTTATAGGACAAAAGTTTGCTAAAAAAAGAATGGTTTTAATGCCTTTTAAGGCATCTAATCGATTAGAGCCTAATGTTAATCGATTAGAAAATTCAATGGTAATCGATTACTAGTTtcaaaaaggaaagaaaagatCCCTAATTGTTGTACATCATTAAGGCATTGTCGTAATCACATGTAACTCAATTTTGAATTGATCTAATCAATTAGACAAGAGCTCAAACCAATTAGAAGCTATTCTGATTATTCCCAATTCATCAGACACAACTTCAAGACATTTTAGAAAATATTTTCTTGAgaaaaaacaatttaaaaataAGTTTTAATATGTGTATGTGTGTTTTAACCTTGTACTTTTACAACAATGTCCTTTGCTTTACATAATATTCATTCGGACTAAGGTAGAATTTTCTTGTACTTCATTATTTTGTCAGATACTTTCTTTTTTAAGACACTTGCTTGAGTTCACTTGAGATGAGGCTTGCGCTTATATTCCATTTGATTGTCATCATTGGATAATCAAGTCTATCAAATCCTAACACTTAGGTTTGCATCTTTATCAGTTTAAGCACTTATGCTTGACTTGTTATAAGACATTGGAGTCATCATAAATaagttgtcatcatcaaaactcAACAAAAGATATTGTCCTTGTTAAAGACATGTCACCTGTAAAATAAAGTTTCACAAATTATTATTTAATTTCCATGGATGGTCCTTTCATACATGTTGGTACctaaagaaaaaatatttttgcaaCAAAGGTGTTTGATAAAATGCCACATAAAGAAATATGATTTTATGAAGAAGGTGATAACTAGATGCCAAATGGAATATCACACATGCAAAAATACATCGTTAGTGAAAAATAGACAGAAATAGCATATATAATAATGGTTAAAAAAAAATGACCAACTTGATTTCTTTTTTAAGTTAAGAGACCAAAATAGAACCTAATGTATaaataaagaagaaaaaaaatgatatttaGCATAATTAAATTGGTGGGAGTTGGTACGAATCAAACAAAATCGAATAAAATCAATGAATAAAAGATTTGTAAAATCGAAGGAGATAATACTTGTTTTTTTTACTTCCTACAAtgtttttataataaaaaaaacatttaaaaataaaaaaaaacatttaaaaatttaaataataGAAAATAGAAACCTCGCATCTAATAAACCCAAAAGATCAATTTAGTCTATATAATATTTTTAACAATTCTTAAATGTTAATATTTTTTTAGAAAATTTTGAACAAAACTTTAAAAGAAAATTAGAAAaactaaaattttaaaaatagtAGAAAATAGAAATCTCACAACATTTAACAATTACGGAAAATGGAATCAACTTATTATATTTTAGACAATTTTTAAAAGTTAATATTTTTTTAGAAATTTTTTAGATTAGATTATCTAGATCAATTTATGTAATTGAATCATTGAACTTTTAAAACATTGAACTTATAATGACCTAACAGTTTTTAAAACATTGAACTTTTACTCCATATTATAAACCATTGTGTGTAGTTGGGACTTGGGAATACCAAACAAAATAATACGACTTTTGCCAATAATCAAGACTAGTAATACAAACTTGAGTTCTGTCACAGTTTCTAATAAGCAACTAAATAAATTAGATAGAAACATCAGAATTAAGATGAACAAAGAAAAAAAAGGAGGGTTAATATAAACAAAACAATTTACATTTTTATTTCGTTAATATGAACAAAGAACTACAAACTAGATGCATTAGTACAAGTGCAACTTCAAAACACAACAAACCATGCCCAACATCTTATTCCCATATTAAACATATTACTGAGTAGGATGGACTCACTTGTTCCTCTAGCTCCTGCAGATAGGATGCTGTAAACCTCAGAAATGAGTTTTGCCAATATCTTATCAATGGCATTTTGACATATTTCTGGCCCTTGGGGCTTAATACAATACCAATAATTATATTTCAACAGAAGAGTGAAACAACAAATCAATTAACTATGCacacaaatataaacaaataatCAGTTTAAGTCAAAGATTCAAAAGAAACCATTATACAATTATCTGATTTTATCAAACCCACGAATGTGTATACTTCCATATATCCAAACCCAAAAGAGAAGAGAATACATAAAGAACTACGTTCGAAACAAACAGGTTGCGATATGTTTCACTTCAACTGCAGCAGCTTCCACCAGCAGCAGAAGGGCCATCCCTACCCCCAGATGGTCCAGGAATTCCACCATATCCTACTTTTATTCCATAAGACTGCAATCATATAAAAATTATCAGTGACTTGTTTCTTGAATCAGAAGGACTGCACTTTTCTCTTTATAATCGTTAATGATATTAATAATGAAGTGGTAAAACGGTCGAGATATAGAATGACGAATACAAATTGATGAAATAAGAAGCTAACCTCATTTGATACATCAAAAACTCCATCCTGAATCTTTTTGTATATGGTTCCAGCTGTTTTTATGAAGGCCTGTAAAAGGATAGGTTATATTAAAACTTTCCTACACAGATAATTTTTCCAAAATATTCAACCTAAGAACTCAGTTATGCACAAAGTCTGACTCTCCTCGTGGGAGATGGGAAATTAATGAAGAAAACAAAAGCATATGATGTGACTTCTGACCTCTTCAACATTCTGAGCAGTTTTTGCTGAGGCCTCCATGAAGATCAACCCATGCTCCTTTGCAAACTGTTCACCTTCTTCTGTGCTTACAGCCCGTCTGTGAGCAAGATCACACTTGTTTCCAATCAGCATAATTGTCAtatttgcatttgcatgctgcCTTGCATCTTCCAACCAGCTAGCCAAGTGATTAAATGTCTCCCTCCTATTGGTAGACAAGGGGTCAGTATTATTTATACTACCTTAGTTAAAATAAACAACACATAGTTCTAACATGAAACTACTAGACATCCATGCATCAAAATTGTCCTACATATTATGTAGCTCCCTCAAATTGGATACACTCAAAACACATATCTCCTAAGCGTATAATAAGAACTCAACGTTTTCTATCAAAATGCTTTTCAATAACCTGATTTTTTGTTCAAAGCACACATCATATCTTCCCTAAAAAAATTCTAAGTAATTTAGCCCAAGTTATAAAATTTAAACAGTTTAATCTTCTAAATAAACAGACAAAAATGTTATACGAATCATATTTCAAGTGATAAAAGATATAAAATACAATATTGCATGTAATCCTTGAGATGGATTGCAAGGTGATGGTAGATCATGTTAATAACCCAAAAGAAGATCACTCTTCGCTAAGTGCCATCATGTGATAATGTCTCTCTTTTCTTCCTTTTTTCCCCCAAATTTTAGTGAGATTATTTGAGACAAGCAAACAGAGTAACTCATAGTCTAGCATGAGTGACTCCATTCACAACTTGTCCCGGCGATTTTCATTAATGCCAGCAATGTATTGCTTCTTTAATTTTAAGTGAAAAAATTATTGTATTTTGGGATTTCAAAATCAGACGGTAGAAGTCCAAACTTGAGGATACCTGGTTATATCATAAACAAGCAGTGCACCTGCAGCCCCTCTGTAATACGACCTTGTAATAGATCTGAAGGATTCTTGACCTGCCTGAAATATAACGATGAAGTTCAGTACCTTCAGGTACACAATTCATAAAACTCAACCAACAGATAAATAATATTTTCCATCCCTGAAATTCGGATAATTATTCTATGCTGAAAAGGGACTGGATATTGTTTTTATATTTCTCTTTATATAATAAGTGAAACACTGGCAAGACTTTTGAACATTATATACAGAGATATAGCGCAAAATTTCAACACAACAAGGCCACATAAAAGTTCACTATGTGAGGATGTTATGTTCCTTGCTAGCAAGATGGGCTTAAAAGGGAATTATTCGTCCCTGTGAGTTTATTAATGACAAATGGAAAAGATACAAAAGGAATCTAATCTCCTCACTAGAGCATTCTCTAGTTCATACAATTCTTATGCAAATGGATTCCTCACTCAAAAGGGAGGCAATGACCATATTTATAGCCATAGGATTAGGACCAGCATACAAATTTGAATAATCCTGACTGACTATTCCTAATAACTAACTGCTGCTCCTAACTGACTATTCCTAATGAAAAAATGCAGCTCATAACTGACTACTAATTAGTTGTTGTTTTTTTGAAAACTTGGTATCCGGCCTTACCCCGACTAATTAATTAATGGGAGTATTTGGTTCTACGGTGATTAAGATTAAGTTTGACAGTAAAAAGCTACAAAGTGATGCTTCAAGTGGAATCAATTGTAAAAAGCAAAACTGTTTTTTCTTTCAAATAGCAAAAAACTGTATAGCATAGTCAAATCGAGTTTGACAAAGTGAACATGTTGGGTTTTGGCCATGAAACCAAACATATGCAACAATCTTTACCCTCTCCCTATAATAATCTTGAAGGGCATTAGAAGAATTACTATGGCGCCTAACAGAGGATCTATTTTGGTAGTCAATCTAGAGAAACTAACCATTTGAAGACTGAAGGTACCTTAAGGGTCTCACCATTACCAAATCCCATATCCAACAAAGTACTCCTATCTAATAGATAAAATTTTCCATTTATAACCCATGACCATTTGAGAAGATGGGTTGACAAACCCATCTTACCTCTACCCTACAAAGGCATAGATTTATTTTATGTATGTAAAAACTTTATAGATAAATTCATGAAATTCCCCAAATAATTTGGTTCTCATTCTCAACAATTTAAATGGTTAACCCCCAAGGACACTGTAGATCACACTCAGCATGGCATCCTTTGAAACAAAATGACATGGATATCAAAGTTAAATGGACTGACTATAAATATGACAAACGATAGCATCAATCCTTGGCCCATCACCCAATATGATTCCTATCTAATTAATTCTTCATATGAAAACCAGACAGTGATTCAacataaaataataatataaatatcATCTTCAACCAAATAGAAACCTCCAGGGTGAAACCGAACCCCAAAATGTCTAAATAAAAGGCCCTCAATTAAAATGATAACAACAGCAATAAATCCTTCACAGATTTGTAAATAAGCATGAACATTGAACAGATTGGAAGGATTTAAAAAAGAGTTGAACAAAACAAACCGTATCCCATATTTGCAACTTGATTGGCTTATTATCAATCGTGATCATCCTAGCACCGAACTCAACACCAATGGTCAGGTCATGAACAGGTTGAAAGCGCTTGTCGGTGAACTGAAGTAGAAGACATGACTTTCCAACTCCTACACAATTTTTTAACAAAAGGTTCAAAAAatttaaactgcaaaaataacaaaaacaaataaaactAAGAGCAACAAACTTTAACACACTCTATTAGGTTTTTCTATTGAGCCTAACTTATCTTTACAAAAACCAATTTGTAACGTGCTAGTGCTTCCAATCGATCATGCTCATTAATAACTAGTGCTCAAAGTTCAAAAAGCAGCTACTATATAACACAATCACAATAAATAACCGTATCTATACATTTATCAAATTTCATCAATTAGATACTTATGATGATTTCgcaaaaataaaaaacaaaaaacaaaattgaTAGCATGTAACAACACAAGAGAATGAAAATCAAATATCTGTAATCATCATAATATATACATGAATATCAAATAATTCTCAAAAACAAAAACCCTATAAAAAATTCCGATCGGGAACAGAAGCTGGGAACTCTACGCACACGCGTGATCAAGCATAAAAAACATCAAGGTTTAACGATGATGATGGTAATTAAGCGAATTAATAAATTGAGATTAAGATTAATAAAAAGAGATTAGAGAGGGTTAATTGAGATTATTACCAGTGTCTCCGATGATGATATACTTGAAGAGATATGCGTAAGACATTGTTGTGTGCGAGAGAGAACGAGAaggaagaggaaagaaagaaaaagcGAAGAGGGGAAAAAGGGAGAAGGAAAAAGAAGAGAAGAGAAAAATTAGAAATCGATTATCGAGAGTCAAAATCGAATTATAGCGTTTCCAGCGAGGCAATAATACGTTTTGCTTTTCAATCTCAATTTCCTTTACTTTAAATTTTCTCTCTCTAAATTCTTTCCTTCTTCGTGACAACTTTCTTCTCCCCTACGAAAACGTTCATACTTTATACGTTCATATCATATAAATGTTgtattattaaattttaaattataCTTTCAAGGATAAATACACGTTCATATAAAtgttttattattaattttaattatattttcAAGGATATATATGAAAATAATTATATCGTTTCTGAGTCATTGTTGATCATACGATAAAAATTGCATTAAAGACGTGATGGCATATAGACATGATTAGTTATCCATGTCGGCTAACGTAAACTTGGCCCCAAGGATAGGCCATGAGCCTACATAATTTGGAAGTTGGGCTATTTGGGCCTACTATGCGTTTGGCACCTTTTAGCTGGAAATTTATTATGGTGGTGGAAA from Lathyrus oleraceus cultivar Zhongwan6 chromosome 1, CAAS_Psat_ZW6_1.0, whole genome shotgun sequence includes:
- the LOC127076195 gene encoding ras-related protein RABB1c isoform X1, which gives rise to MSYAYLFKYIIIGDTGVGKSCLLLQFTDKRFQPVHDLTIGVEFGARMITIDNKPIKLQIWDTAGQESFRSITRSYYRGAAGALLVYDITRRETFNHLASWLEDARQHANANMTIMLIGNKCDLAHRRAVSTEEGEQFAKEHGLIFMEASAKTAQNVEEAFIKTAGTIYKKIQDGVFDVSNESYGIKVGYGGIPGPSGGRDGPSAAGGSCCS
- the LOC127076195 gene encoding ras-related protein RABB1c isoform X2; its protein translation is MSYAYLFKYIIIGDTGVGKSCLLLQFTDKRFQPVHDLTIGVEFGARMITIDNKPIKLQIWDTAGQESFRSITRSYYRGAAGALLVYDITRRETFNHLASWLEDARQHANANMTIMLIGNKCDLAHRRAVSTEEGEQFAKEHGLIFIKTAGTIYKKIQDGVFDVSNESYGIKVGYGGIPGPSGGRDGPSAAGGSCCS